The Rosa rugosa chromosome 3, drRosRugo1.1, whole genome shotgun sequence sequence CTCATGACGTATGTAGGAATAGATTGAGCTACGGCCTTAATCAGAAGCTCCTTGCCCGCTGCACTAAGCATCTTCTCACGCCAACCCTTAGTCCGCTTCTTTATACGTTCATTCAAAAAGCTAAAAGCTTCCGTTTTGGAAAAACCGATTTCAATGGGAAGACCAAGATACTTGTCATGCTTCTCTACCCGCTCCACATGCAGAAGCAAAGCAATCTGGTCTTGCATATCACTACACACATTTTTGCTGAAAGCGATACTACTTTTTTGGTAATTCACCCTCTGGCCTGACAAACCCTCATACACTTCCAGAATATCTTTTAACACAAGTGTATCCTCCAAGTCTGCCTTGAAAAAGATAAATGAATCGTCAGCGAAGAAAAGATGGGAAATACAAGGCGCACCTGTGCAAATCTGAATTCCATGTAATAAGTCCTCACTCTCTGCTCGGAAAATAAGTCTTGTAAGCACTTCCGCACAAATCAAGAAAAGATAGGGTGAAATTGAGTCTCCTTGTCTCAGACCCCTAGAAGGAATGAGATGCCCTCTGGGCTCCCCATTAATCATGAATGAATAAGATACTGTTTCCACACAACACATTATCCACTGCGTCCAAACAATGCTGAAGCCAAATCCCAGAAGCACATATCTCAGAAAACTCCATTCAACTCTGTCATATGCTTTACTCATGTCAAGTTTTAAAGCTCCATAACCCACGTTCCCCCTCCGCCGTCGCTTTAGAAAATGTGAAATTTCAAAAGCAACAAGGGAATTATCAGAGATAAGCCTCCCCGGGACGAAAGCACTCTGAAAAGGTGAAATAATATTGTCTAGCAGAGGCTTCAATCGATTTGCCAATACCTTAGAACCAACCTTGTAAATCACATTGCAGAGCGATATCGGCCGTAGTTGAGTTACCAACTCCAGATCTTTTACCTTAGGAATGAGTGTAACGTGGGTGTGATTAATCAGACGCGTCCGTTGTTCGCATCCAATGAAACCTCTCACGGCCTCCAGAACATCCGGCCCAACCACCGCCCAAAAGTGTTGATAAAAACTTGGAGAAAAACCATCTGGACCAGGGGCTTTTGAAGGATGCATTTGCCTTAACGCTCTATGAACTTCATCCAATGATATCGGTTTTGTCAGTTCCACATTCAACTCATCAGTGACTAACCTTGGTATTACGTCACTAATACGCTCAAACCCTATTGGAGAAGAAGAGGTGAACAAGCCTCGAAAGTAGGATAAAACAATGTTCTCAATATCCTCATCCTCCGTGCACCACTTATTATCTTCATCAAAAAGGCCTCTGATCAAATTCTTCCTCCTCCTGTTGCTAGCCCTCTGATGAAAAAACTTTGTATTAATATCCCCATCAGTGAGCCAAAAAACTTTGGCTCGTTGCTTCCAGAAAACTTGTTCACGTTCTAGCAAGTCATTAAGCTCCGACTCCAGCTCCACACGAACATTGTCTAAAGGCTCATATACAGCGGAATCAAAGAATACAGCCAGGCGGCCTCTCACATCCTCAATCCTCCTTTTTAATTCACCAAATTTCAGCTGGCTCCACTCCATCAAGGCACGGCGAGTACAATCAATTTTACTGCACACCTTCGTGAAGGGGTCACTGCCAATACCGCGGTCCCATCCCTCTTCCACAATTCTCGCACACTCCACATCTCGTAGCCATAATTCTTCAAATCTGAAGCGACGtgtcctcctcttcttccttttctttctcttctgcaTTATCTCTGCATTTGACTGCACCTCCACCTCTAATTCCTCGCCAAGTGAAGCAAGGTCCTGAGTAAGGGATATGGTGTAGGGAGAAAAAATTGATAAAATCACAAAAGCCATCCATCTGCTGAGCCCCACGAAGCTGCCCCCCTTCCTTCTCTCTTCTCGAGACAATCTCGTTAAAATCTCCACCAAGCACCCAAGGTGAAGAACTTTGTTGCCCTAAGGACTTGAGGAGATCCCATGTCAAATGGCGGTCTTCCACTTTCGGGTAACCATACACACCTGTGAATCGCCAACTGTTCGCAACATCTGACATCCCAATTACGACGTCAATATGATGAAGCGAATACGAACTCAAAGACACCTCCACATCATCAGTCCATAATAAACATAAACCCCCACTCCGACTATAGCCTGTACCcttcttcttttgtttaaaaATACAAGAAACGGAAAAAACATGCGACAAACCTAACTGGCGACGAACATCTACCATCTCCGCAGCCGTGCACTTAGtctcagaaagaaaaacaatactGGGAACATTCAGGGACATCAACCCTTTAAGCCCTTGAACTGTCCGAGGGTTCCCAATCCCTTGGCAGTTCCAACAGAGAATCCTCATGACTCGTGATGGGCCAAAACCGGACCCATCACGGTCGAGCGTTTTGGAGTACGCCCAGAACTCAACTTTCGAGCAGAAGCTAGTACAGGAGTGTTACGTTTGCCTACGACGTAACCCTTTTTCCCCCCTTTCCCATGCAAAGAAGGCCTATCATCACTAGGGACCGGCTCGGCCTGCATCCTGCCCCCATTTGCACCATTATTACCAATAGAATGGGTTTTCATGGGCTTCGGGCCCACCCCTGTAGTCTGCTTGGCAATAGTCCGAGTTAGTTGAACCTGGCCCACCATACCATTCACATACCCAGATTTGAGAGGGGCTCCAACAATCGCGGAGGTCAACCCAAGCTGATTCGACACGACATTATTACAAGATTCCACTTCCCCAACCACTGTAATCGACGCGAGATCAGCTTGGGATATTGGAAACTGAGATAGTGTTGCCCTAATTCCCGCCTGTTCAAAGGAATCAGCCGGCCCATCCGGAATAAGTAATAACTTCCCTGGAACATCGGAAGCTTCCAAAATAGGGACGTCCAACAGTCCGTCCTCCGGCAAGGTCTCTACCGGCGGTTCAGCCGCTAACATCCGCCGCCTCTTTGAACTCGGTCCCCCATGAATATCCTCCCGTACCACCTCACCATCTATTTCCATATCCTGTTCCGTCTGCCGTTTGCCTACGATCTGTTCCTCCTCCCACTCCACCCGTGATCTGGTGAAACCAATGGTAGGAAACTCAGGCGCCACCAGTGACCACCCCGCCTTCCTCGCCGGATACAGCCCATAACGGGTACCACCACCCTCAGTGGACCTGGCCTCCCGTAGCTCCTCCTGCCTAGCAAGccatttctctttcttctccgcATTGAGAAGAACGTCGTAGGTCGGCTCCGTCACTTCCCCAGACGCCCGACGGGGACAGTTGTTCCCCGTATGTGAAAGTAAAccgcaaaacaaacaaaaatgagGAAGTCTTTCATATTCCAGATCGAAAAGTTCCTGTCCAGCCCAATTGGCACCGGGTATTTTGATGCCCTTCTTCAGAGGTTGGGAAACATCGATACCTATACGAACTCGCAAGTACCGTCCCATACAACTACCATTTCTGTTCTTCCACGTTCTCGCATAGACACCTACAGCCTCTCCAATACCTTGGCCAGTAACCTCATCCATGTACAGTGGTGGAATATTCCGGATCCGGACCCAGAAGAACTGGGTCAGAATTGAGACCCTCAACGGATCAACTTGACCATCTGTCACTGCCACTGCAAACAACGCCTTTTCGAATGACCACGGTGATCTGGAGACCACCCATTGCCAGTCTGCCTCCCTTGAGAAAGAAAAGAGTAATCTCCGACTCCCCTCCAGTTGACAAACAATCATTCTTTCTATATCTGACGGCCTCGCATCCGGCACCCAAAGACTCCGAAAGGTACTGATCAGAGACTCGGTCCGGTACGGTTTGTCCGTCAACAACTCCCCTACCAGAAAGAAACGCTGTGGGTTTTGCTTCAGGCGCTTCTGTGGTAGGACCACTTCAACCGCCTCCTCCTCCGTGAGAGCCAGTTTTCTAACAAAACCACCAATCACATCCTCCATAACTAATAAACTATTGCTCAACAGATCCCACCCAGCCACAATACAGGGGGGAAACCAGGACATTCGAATCACACAGATCCGCCGTCACCAAGGACACTACTGCCTTACACCAACCAGGCAACCCTAACTCTCCGATCGCACttttgggagagagagaagggacgTTTTTTTATTTCCCTATTCAGTTTTTTAATTATGCTATGTTAATGTTATGGactttttgagtttttggtaATTCATTTAACTTTTGAATTAGGCTCCGTTTTGGTAAACTGAATGGCATAATTTGCAAATATAGAAATGGTTGTTGAATGTTGAATactctttttatttatataattatattttataaaaataaaaataaaattaaaaaaaaaaaaaaccgcctaggcccctGAGAGTCCTCGGAtttccgcccgactagcgcctagcgttttttagaaccttggctACAGGATCTAGACAAGGTGGCCAATCTCGTTTCTCCTATGCCTAAGTCAATCCAGTATATTGGTTTTGACATAAAAACTTAGATGGCGAGTAAATGTTACCATTAGTGATGAAGGGGGTATCTTTATAAAAAGACTTCTGAATGTTTGTGTTGTTTATTTATGACGTGGGATGAATGGACTCTTTTTCACTATAAAGGCTTTGTCTGAAGTCTTTTGGACCGGTAATGAGATGATCTTCCAAGCGAGACTTGGCCTAGGTCCCTCGAGACAGGCCTAGTGGGTTCATGGGGATATTGGCTACCCTAACGGGATTCAATTAGTATTGACAGTATCTGGTGGTAAGCGATATGTGTGATAATAAGTGGATAGTCAAGAGTTTCTAGTGGAACttccaaatttgctcacttaACCTCACTCTattttgaattattaaatgacatatataaacTACTATAAACTGAGTGCTGCTGGATTGTCTTTCCaatggcaacatagtgggaaagctgataaTATTAGAAAATTATGGCTCTGCGTGAGGAATATCTTTCCGGTGTGTCGCCGCAATtataaagcgaatagagtagccagttgtgcactcttcgctaattggtgcttgttagaatacatatgtTTAGTTGAGACACCTGTTATTATCTCGGgttgttctctttatgcttattgtatttTGGGGTTTAGGCAAAATGTCCCCTCCATGTATTCTacggtttcattaatgatcaaggcttgagggcagccatactggccctatttcaaaaaaaaaaaaaaaaaagactactaaggacaataattatactaaagaaatattatattaattttctctagactttccaattcaataacattagattgtattctttattattttccttatctattttcattttccaatttcactacacaCTCATTAAagtattcatatatatttaataagaattaaaactatgattaagatcatgtgacataaaaatgtatgatatacgtATTGAACTCATATTGgtgagagaaaataaaataaatcatattatgacctaaatctaaggggggtgtattcaattaggagTTTATaggattgttttgtattttaagagtcctttaaaatcttgtggtattcaatcaagattttaaaaaatcctttaaaatcctgtggtattcaatcaagattttaaaaaatcctttaaaatcctgtggtattcaatcaagattttaaaaagtCCTTTTAAATCTGATGGTATTCAAAAGCCCAACGATTTTGAAAGATTTTATTAGATGCTTGATTTTGTAGGATTCTAGGGTgcttggtataaataccaaaccctATCAGAAATCCACCCTCTAGACGTGAGATTTTGacgtcttcttttttttttttttttcctctcgcACTCTGAAGATGAAAAGACgtcaaagagagaagaagatctGACCTGAGAAGACGAACTGACCTGGAGCTGACCTCAACCTGTGAATCTTGTGGAAATCATCACTTGTAAAAAGGTATTTTTGATACGCACCTTGGTTATCTTTGAAGTATGTAGCTTTGTCTATTGTTTTCTCTATGaagatctggaaagttttattATATGATTAAACTTTTCATATCTTAATGACTTCTGGGAGTGTCTCCACCTTGGTTATCTTTGAAGTTTGGGAATATGTTACCAATATATACTGATTCAGTCCCACCTTGCTCATTTTACAATTCAGACGTATTCTTTTATGTTGATTAACTCTTTGATTCAATTCTGAGCTTATCTTGCcatgctttgtttttttttttttttttgatgaagacttggaaattgattttgatatGAATCTATTGTTGCCATTACTCCAATGACGTCTTTTGTTAGTGAAagcacaaaaaaagaaaaaggtctAGATTTTTGAAAGTCAAGTAGTGCCGAGTCAATCGATGTTGTCTTGATCAAGATCAATAGAAAAATATCCATGTATGTTGTACGACTGTCTTGGTGAATATTTCTCTTGTTGCCAGAAAATTGATAATTGATGACAGAACTCCAGTAGCACTATCCATTTTCGGAGCTTCAGGACAGAGTCTAACCTGATTATAATAATTTACAAGTTGATTTACATGAGTCCACAATGGTGCCCTGCTACCCAAAGGGTCTTACATGTGATACAAGAGAAGTAGTTCTctacttcttctttttgttgttgCGAGTGTTTTGTCTTTGAGGTTCCCTTGCTGGGTAGTTACCCATTGGGAGCAATTTTGTCAAGCTGAACTGATCTCAGCAAATTGGTGCGAGTCATGTGATTTCATCTTTTTACTCACTAGATCTTACTAGAAAGGTCGTCCACGCTATGATTTTACTCCCTATTTATTTTTCATGTGACTGAtgcaaatatatatgtattctaACTAACATTTAATTAAGCTAGCTATGATCAGATTATAACCTTATAGGTAGGGGACTTATAGATCA is a genomic window containing:
- the LOC133737577 gene encoding uncharacterized protein LOC133737577 — encoded protein: MRILCWNCQGIGNPRTVQGLKGLMSLNVPSIVFLSETKCTAAEMVDVRRQLGLSHVFSVSCIFKQKKKGTGYSRSGGLCLLWTDDVEVSLSSYSLHHIDVVIGMSDVANSWRFTGVYGYPKVEDRHLTWDLLKSLGQQSSSPWDLASLGEELEVEVQSNAEIMQKRKKRKKRRTRRFRFEELWLRDVECARIVEEGWDRGIGSDPFTKVCSKIDCTRRALMEWSQLKFGELKRRIEDVRGRLAVFFDSAVYEPLDNVRVELESELNDLLEREQVFWKQRAKVFWLTDGDINTKFFHQRASNRRRKNLIRGLFDEDNKWCTEDEDIENIVLSYFRGLFTSSSPIGFERISDVIPRLVTDELNVELTKPISLDEVHRALRQMHPSKAPGPDGFSPSFYQHFWAVVGPDVLEAVRGFIGCEQRTRLINHTHVTLIPKVKDLELVTQLRPISLCNVIYKVGSKVLANRLKPLLDNIISPFQSAFVPGRLISDNSLVAFEISHFLKRRRRGNVGYGALKLDMSKAYDRVEWSFLRYVLLGFGFSIVWTQWIMCCVETVSYSFMINGEPRGHLIPSRGLRQGDSISPYLFLICAEVLTRLIFRAESEDLLHGIQICTGAPCISHLFFADDSFIFFKADLEDTLVLKDILEVYEGLSGQRVNYQKSSIAFSKNVCSDMQDQIALLLHVERVEKHDKYLGLPIEIGFSKTEAFSFLNERIKKRTKGWREKMLSAAGKELLIKAVAQSIPTYVMSCFEVPIHLCNEMHSLMAKFWWGSIEEDKKIHWLSWDRLCCSKAEGGLGFRNMHHFNLALLAKQGWRLIQNPDSLIARLLKARYYPNTDFMQASIAGDVSFTWRSIVKGQEVLRRGLRYQVGNGKTIRVWEDPWIPLPYSFIPYSSPMDGLEDMLVEDLIDQEEKEWAISFMNEIFYPEEVGIIASIPLSVREPNDKWMWHFSKNGVYSVRSGYHVFSCTENISHRASSSGGSGSETEKYWKSLWKARLPPKVRTFVWRLHRGIVPTRAALAKKYVPVDTRCAFCDSFMEDDLHLFKNCKVVEEFWLSGPLAIKVRTHHAMNVSAWVMHVCELLPNHQRELFYMLLWALWVERNATVWRGSTFRPLSTAAWASKLLSDYQEVHPTHGKTKIRKRTKWQLPPSGRLKLNTDGAYHGSTGQGGIGAVLRDEFGVCLAAIARPFSHVSSAFQMELEAMRAGLLLIIHQGMDGVDIETDCAAVVTALQGNMEDLSEVGCIVEDCKDYMRAIPSCNLRSIYREANGVAHRLAHLASVDYLDDYWLDETPVIIQDVLYEDSCISTREAKTDANMQFNQ